From Pseudomonas sp. stari2, a single genomic window includes:
- the pip gene encoding prolyl aminopeptidase has protein sequence MQTLFPQIKPHARHDLAVDDTHTLYVDESGSPEGLPVVFIHGGPGAGCDAQSRRYFDPNLYRIVTFDQRGCGRSTPHASLENNTTWDLVEDLERIRKHLGIDKWVLFGGSWGSTLALAYAQTHPERVHGLILRGIFLCRPQEIEWFYQAGASRLFPDYWQDYLAPIPLDERDDLLSAFHKRLTGNDQIAQMHAAKAWSTWEGRTATLRPNPLVVDRFSEPQRALSIARIECHYFTNNAFLEPNQLIRDMGKIAHLPGVIIHGRYDVICPLDNAWELHQAWPNSELQVIRDAGHAASEPGITDALVRAASKMARRLLDLPPEEA, from the coding sequence ATGCAGACTTTGTTTCCGCAGATCAAACCTCACGCACGGCACGATCTGGCCGTCGACGACACCCATACGCTGTACGTCGACGAAAGCGGTTCACCGGAAGGTTTGCCGGTGGTGTTCATTCACGGTGGTCCCGGTGCCGGGTGCGATGCTCAGAGCCGTCGCTACTTCGATCCGAACCTGTATCGCATCGTCACCTTCGACCAGCGTGGCTGCGGACGCTCCACCCCCCACGCCAGCCTGGAAAACAACACCACCTGGGATCTGGTCGAAGACCTCGAGCGCATTCGCAAACACCTGGGCATCGATAAATGGGTGCTGTTCGGCGGCTCCTGGGGTTCGACCCTGGCGCTGGCTTACGCGCAGACCCACCCGGAGCGCGTCCATGGTCTGATCCTGCGTGGGATCTTTCTCTGCCGCCCGCAGGAAATCGAATGGTTCTACCAGGCCGGTGCCAGCCGTCTGTTCCCCGATTACTGGCAGGACTACCTCGCGCCGATCCCGCTGGATGAGCGCGACGACCTGCTCAGCGCTTTCCACAAACGCCTGACCGGCAACGATCAGATCGCCCAGATGCATGCCGCCAAGGCCTGGTCGACCTGGGAAGGACGCACCGCGACCCTGCGCCCGAACCCGCTGGTGGTCGACCGTTTCTCCGAGCCGCAGCGTGCCTTGTCGATTGCGCGGATCGAGTGCCACTACTTCACCAATAACGCCTTCCTCGAACCGAACCAGCTGATTCGTGACATGGGCAAGATTGCTCATTTGCCGGGCGTGATCATCCACGGTCGCTACGACGTGATCTGCCCGCTCGACAACGCGTGGGAGCTGCATCAGGCCTGGCCGAACAGCGAGCTGCAGGTGATCCGCGATGCGGGCCACGCCGCCTCCGAACCGGGTATCACCGACGCGCTGGTACGCGCCGCCAGCAAAATGGCCCGGCGCCTGCTCGATCTGCCGCCCGAAGAAGCATGA
- a CDS encoding glucan biosynthesis protein G → MIVSPCNAAKLSAKRLRSALVAGSAVLCLLSAGQLWAFNLDDVSAKAKELAGQKFEAPRSNLPNEFRDMKFADYQKIRFRTEKAEWADQKNPFKLSFYHQGMHFDTPVKINEITANTVEEIKYDPSRFDFGDLQFDPKATEQLGYAGFRVLYPINKADKQDEIMTMLGASYFRVVGKGHTYGLSARGLAIDTALPSGEEFPRFREFWIQQPKPGDKHLVIFALLDSPRATGAYRLILRPGSDTIVDVKGQMYLRDKVGKLGVAPLTSMFLFGANQPSKVLNYRRELHDSSGLSIHAGNGEWIWRPLNNPKHLAVSQFSVENPRGFGLLQRGRDFSHYEDLDDRYDKRPSAWIEPKGDWGKGTVDLVEIPTADETNDNIVAFWNPEKLPEPGQPLDFAYRMHWTMDEAAIHAPDSAWVKQTLRSTGDVKQSNLIRQPDGSVAYLVDFEGPSLAALAPDADVRSQVSVGDNAELVENSVRYNPETKGWRLTLRMKIKDASKSTEMRAALVQNIVPADLAKTSLPASNSSVAKADKVAAKQQEKADKEAKAAEAKQADAKPATDAKDKANKDAKQPAAADAAPATPESASTEEVLTETWSYQLPADE, encoded by the coding sequence GTGATTGTTAGTCCCTGTAATGCAGCAAAATTGTCTGCCAAACGCTTGCGCAGCGCTCTGGTAGCGGGCTCGGCAGTGCTCTGCCTGCTCAGCGCCGGCCAGCTTTGGGCATTCAATCTTGACGATGTGTCGGCCAAGGCCAAAGAGCTGGCCGGGCAGAAATTCGAAGCCCCGCGCAGCAACCTGCCGAACGAATTCCGTGACATGAAATTCGCGGACTACCAGAAGATTCGTTTCCGCACCGAAAAAGCCGAATGGGCCGACCAGAAGAACCCGTTCAAGCTGTCCTTCTATCATCAGGGCATGCACTTCGATACGCCGGTGAAAATCAACGAAATCACTGCGAACACCGTCGAAGAGATCAAGTACGATCCGAGCCGTTTCGATTTCGGCGATCTGCAGTTCGATCCAAAGGCCACCGAACAACTGGGCTATGCCGGTTTCCGTGTGCTGTACCCGATCAACAAGGCTGACAAGCAAGACGAAATCATGACCATGCTGGGCGCGAGCTACTTCCGTGTCGTCGGCAAGGGGCACACCTACGGTTTGTCGGCCCGTGGCCTGGCGATCGATACCGCTCTGCCGTCCGGCGAAGAATTCCCGCGTTTTCGCGAGTTCTGGATTCAGCAGCCGAAGCCGGGTGACAAGCACCTGGTGATCTTCGCCCTGCTTGATTCGCCGCGCGCCACCGGCGCCTACCGTCTGATCCTGCGTCCGGGCAGCGACACCATCGTCGACGTCAAAGGCCAGATGTACCTGCGTGACAAAGTTGGCAAGCTCGGCGTCGCGCCGCTGACCAGCATGTTCCTGTTCGGTGCCAACCAGCCGTCGAAAGTGCTCAACTACCGCCGCGAACTGCACGACTCCAGCGGTCTGTCGATCCATGCCGGCAATGGCGAGTGGATCTGGCGTCCTCTGAACAACCCTAAACATCTGGCCGTGAGCCAGTTCAGCGTCGAAAACCCGCGTGGTTTCGGTCTGCTGCAACGTGGCCGTGACTTCAGCCACTACGAAGACCTCGACGACCGCTACGACAAGCGTCCAAGCGCCTGGATCGAGCCGAAGGGTGACTGGGGTAAAGGCACCGTCGATCTGGTCGAGATCCCGACCGCCGACGAAACCAACGACAACATCGTTGCGTTCTGGAACCCGGAAAAACTGCCGGAGCCAGGCCAGCCGCTGGACTTCGCGTACCGCATGCACTGGACCATGGACGAAGCGGCGATTCACGCGCCGGACAGCGCCTGGGTCAAGCAGACTCTGCGTTCGACCGGTGACGTCAAGCAGTCGAACCTGATCCGTCAGCCGGATGGCAGCGTGGCCTATCTGGTCGATTTCGAAGGCCCGTCCCTGGCGGCCCTGGCCCCGGATGCGGACGTGCGCAGCCAGGTCAGCGTCGGCGACAACGCCGAACTGGTCGAGAACAGCGTGCGCTACAACCCTGAAACCAAGGGCTGGCGCCTGACCCTGCGGATGAAGATCAAGGACGCGAGCAAGTCGACCGAGATGCGTGCCGCACTGGTGCAGAACATCGTTCCGGCCGATCTGGCCAAGACCTCGCTGCCGGCCTCCAACTCCTCGGTTGCCAAGGCCGACAAGGTCGCCGCCAAGCAACAGGAGAAAGCCGACAAGGAAGCCAAGGCCGCCGAAGCCAAACAGGCCGACGCCAAGCCAGCGACAGACGCCAAGGACAAGGCCAACAAAGACGCCAAGCAGCCAGCCGCTGCGGACGCGGCCCCAGCCACACCGGAATCGGCCTCGACTGAAGAAGTCCTGACCGAGACCTGGAGCTATCAGTTGCCTGCCGATGAGTAA
- the dtd gene encoding D-aminoacyl-tRNA deacylase translates to MKGLLQRVKGARVEVAGEVVGSVDQGLLVLVAVEPDDTQASADKLLHKLLNYRVFSDAEGKMNLSLADVGGGLLLVSQFTLAADTKSGLRPSFSTAAPPALGEELFDYLLSKAKQMHGTVASGRFGADMQVHLVNDGPVTFLLQT, encoded by the coding sequence ATGAAGGGGCTTTTGCAGCGCGTGAAAGGCGCGCGGGTCGAAGTGGCGGGGGAGGTGGTCGGCAGCGTCGATCAGGGTTTGCTGGTGCTGGTGGCGGTCGAACCCGACGACACGCAGGCCAGCGCCGACAAACTTCTGCATAAGCTGCTTAACTATCGAGTATTCAGTGACGCCGAGGGCAAGATGAATCTGTCTTTGGCGGATGTGGGCGGCGGGCTGCTGCTGGTCTCTCAGTTCACCCTGGCTGCCGACACCAAAAGCGGGCTGCGTCCGAGTTTCTCGACCGCCGCCCCTCCGGCGCTGGGCGAGGAATTGTTCGACTATCTATTAAGCAAAGCGAAACAGATGCATGGCACTGTGGCATCAGGTAGATTCGGCGCGGATATGCAGGTGCACCTGGTCAACGATGGCCCGGTAACCTTCCTGTTACAGACATGA
- a CDS encoding choline ABC transporter substrate-binding protein, which produces MKKLFTRCALILTGSALLSAGAMASDDASCKTVRMGVVNWTDVIATSGMADVLLNGLGYESKQTSAVQQIIFAGIRDKRLDIFLGYWKPAMDKNIAPFLAANQVKVMDKPSLADAQATLAVPDYVAAAGLKTFGDIAKFKDQLGGKIYGIEPGSGANTTIKTMIETNHFGLKDFKIIESGEAGMLAAVQRAVNRKEFVVFVGWTPHPMNINMKITYLTGSEDVYGPNEGAATVSTVTSPDYAERCPNVHRLLENLTFTAAQESQLMVPIMERKTPQEVAKNWLREHPEDLQRWLAGVSSFDGKDGVATVQASLKN; this is translated from the coding sequence ATGAAAAAACTGTTCACTCGTTGTGCGTTAATCCTCACCGGCAGTGCGCTGCTCAGCGCCGGCGCCATGGCTTCCGACGATGCTTCCTGCAAAACCGTGCGCATGGGCGTGGTCAACTGGACCGACGTGATCGCCACCAGCGGCATGGCCGATGTGCTGCTCAATGGCCTCGGTTATGAAAGCAAGCAGACCAGCGCCGTGCAGCAAATCATCTTCGCCGGCATCCGCGACAAGCGCCTCGATATCTTCCTCGGCTACTGGAAACCGGCGATGGACAAGAACATCGCGCCGTTCCTCGCTGCCAATCAAGTCAAAGTGATGGACAAGCCAAGCCTGGCCGATGCCCAGGCAACCCTGGCAGTGCCGGACTACGTCGCAGCGGCAGGGCTGAAAACCTTTGGCGACATCGCGAAATTCAAGGATCAGCTCGGCGGCAAGATCTACGGCATCGAACCCGGCAGCGGCGCCAACACCACGATCAAGACCATGATTGAAACCAACCATTTCGGTCTGAAGGATTTCAAGATCATCGAATCCGGTGAGGCCGGAATGCTCGCCGCCGTGCAACGGGCGGTGAACCGCAAGGAATTCGTGGTGTTCGTCGGCTGGACGCCGCATCCGATGAACATCAACATGAAAATTACCTACCTGACCGGCAGCGAAGACGTCTACGGCCCGAACGAAGGTGCTGCCACCGTATCGACCGTCACTTCGCCGGATTACGCCGAGCGCTGCCCGAACGTCCATCGACTGCTGGAGAACCTGACCTTCACCGCCGCTCAGGAAAGTCAGTTGATGGTACCGATCATGGAGCGCAAGACACCGCAGGAAGTGGCGAAGAACTGGCTGCGCGAGCATCCGGAAGATTTGCAGCGCTGGCTGGCGGGTGTCAGCAGTTTTGATGGCAAGGACGGCGTGGCCACGGTTCAGGCCAGCCTGAAAAACTGA
- a CDS encoding alpha/beta hydrolase, with translation MSTYPLSPAMAAFVARTERFASDDSSLAGLRRGYDEMCRAFTPPRPAGLEVEDFRLGAVPVRAYRPPVVSPPCVVYLHGGGWVVGGLDSHDFICCELAMMLGAMVVAVDYRLAPEHPFPAGFDDCLSVWRALRSGSFGFEPERMLVAGDSAGGNLAAALCLALRDAGEPLPSAQVLIYPGLGGDEHLPSRSECADAPLLSSSDVDCYHALYLRGTPKPNAWAMPLLADDFSGLPPAWIAVAQFDPLRDDGVRYAERLSAAGGEATLYYGEGLVHGCLRARHQVAEVDRLYENLLGFMADKM, from the coding sequence ATGAGCACTTATCCACTTTCTCCGGCGATGGCGGCGTTTGTCGCCAGAACCGAACGCTTCGCCAGTGATGACAGCAGCTTGGCCGGGTTGCGCCGGGGCTATGACGAGATGTGCCGGGCGTTCACCCCGCCGCGGCCGGCAGGGCTTGAGGTGGAAGACTTTCGGTTGGGGGCGGTGCCGGTTCGCGCCTATCGCCCACCCGTGGTGTCACCGCCCTGCGTGGTGTATCTGCACGGTGGCGGTTGGGTAGTCGGCGGACTGGATTCCCACGACTTCATCTGCTGCGAACTGGCCATGATGCTGGGGGCGATGGTGGTGGCGGTGGATTACCGGCTGGCGCCGGAGCATCCGTTTCCCGCCGGGTTCGACGACTGCCTGAGTGTCTGGCGTGCCCTGCGCAGCGGATCGTTCGGCTTCGAGCCCGAGCGGATGCTGGTGGCCGGCGACAGTGCCGGCGGCAATCTCGCCGCTGCGTTGTGTCTGGCTCTGCGCGATGCCGGCGAGCCGTTGCCCAGTGCCCAAGTGCTGATCTATCCCGGACTGGGCGGTGACGAGCATCTGCCGTCACGCAGCGAATGCGCCGATGCGCCGTTACTCTCCAGCAGCGACGTGGATTGTTATCACGCGTTGTACCTGCGCGGCACGCCAAAACCGAATGCCTGGGCCATGCCGCTGCTCGCCGATGACTTCAGCGGATTGCCCCCGGCCTGGATCGCTGTGGCGCAGTTCGATCCGTTGCGCGACGACGGTGTGCGCTACGCCGAACGACTGTCTGCCGCCGGGGGCGAGGCCACGCTGTATTACGGCGAAGGGCTGGTGCACGGCTGCCTGCGGGCGCGGCATCAGGTCGCCGAAGTCGATCGCCTCTACGAAAACCTGCTGGGGTTCATGGCTGACAAAATGTGA